A stretch of the Microtus ochrogaster isolate Prairie Vole_2 linkage group LG2, MicOch1.0, whole genome shotgun sequence genome encodes the following:
- the Pla2g12b gene encoding group XIIB secretory phospholipase A2-like protein isoform X1 produces MKLPCGFFLLWFGLVGSLAENDPSLKEDESFSDWGLRHLRGSFESVNSYVDSFMELLGGKNGVCQYRCRYGKAPMPRPGYKPQEPNGCGSYFLGIKVPGSMDLGIPAMTKCCNQLDVCYDTCGANKYRCDAKFRWCLHSICSDLKRSLGFVSNVEAACDSLADTVFNTVWTLGCRPFMNSQRAACICAEEEKEEL; encoded by the exons ATGAAGCTGCCCTGCGGCTTCTTCCTCCTGTGGTTTGGCCTGGTGGGCAGCCTCGCAGAGAACGACCCCAGCCTCAAGGAAGACGAGTCTTTTTCGGACTGGGGCCTGCGGCACCTGCGGGGCAGCTTCGAGTCGGTCAACAGCTATGTCGATTCTTTCATGGAGCTGCTGGGAGGGAAGAATGGAGTCTGTCAGTACCGGTGCCGATATG gAAAGGCACCGATGCCCAGACCAGGCTACAAACCCCAGGAGCCCAATGGCTGCGGTTCCTATTTCCTGGGTATTAAGGTACCAGGAAGT ATGGACTTGGGCATTCCAGCCATGACCAAGTGCTGCAACCAGCTGGATGTCTGCTACGACACCTGCGGTGCCAACAAGTACCGCTGCGATGCAAAATTCCGATGGTGTCTCCACTCCATCTGCTCTGACCTCAAGCGGAGCCTCGGCTTTGTCTCCAACGTGGAAG CAGCCTGTGATTCTCTGGCTGACACCGTGTTCAACACCGTGTGGACCCTGGGCTGCCGACCCTTTATGAACAGTCAGCGGGCAGCTTGTATCTGTgcggaggaggagaaagaagagctaTGA
- the Pla2g12b gene encoding group XIIB secretory phospholipase A2-like protein isoform X2 produces MKLPCGFFLLWFGLVGSLAENDPSLKEDESFSDWGLRHLRGSFESVNSYVDSFMELLGGKNGVCQYRCRYGKAPMPRPGYKPQEPNGCGSYFLGIKVPGSMDLGIPAMTKCCNQLDVCYDTCGANKYRCDAKFRWCLHSICSDLKRSLGFVSNVEACDSLADTVFNTVWTLGCRPFMNSQRAACICAEEEKEEL; encoded by the exons ATGAAGCTGCCCTGCGGCTTCTTCCTCCTGTGGTTTGGCCTGGTGGGCAGCCTCGCAGAGAACGACCCCAGCCTCAAGGAAGACGAGTCTTTTTCGGACTGGGGCCTGCGGCACCTGCGGGGCAGCTTCGAGTCGGTCAACAGCTATGTCGATTCTTTCATGGAGCTGCTGGGAGGGAAGAATGGAGTCTGTCAGTACCGGTGCCGATATG gAAAGGCACCGATGCCCAGACCAGGCTACAAACCCCAGGAGCCCAATGGCTGCGGTTCCTATTTCCTGGGTATTAAGGTACCAGGAAGT ATGGACTTGGGCATTCCAGCCATGACCAAGTGCTGCAACCAGCTGGATGTCTGCTACGACACCTGCGGTGCCAACAAGTACCGCTGCGATGCAAAATTCCGATGGTGTCTCCACTCCATCTGCTCTGACCTCAAGCGGAGCCTCGGCTTTGTCTCCAACGTGGAAG CCTGTGATTCTCTGGCTGACACCGTGTTCAACACCGTGTGGACCCTGGGCTGCCGACCCTTTATGAACAGTCAGCGGGCAGCTTGTATCTGTgcggaggaggagaaagaagagctaTGA
- the Oit3 gene encoding oncoprotein-induced transcript 3 protein, protein MRKMPLFLLLTCLFSTVTPGWPRALDPCSAYISLNEPWRNTDHQFDESQSQPLCDNHMDGEWYRFTGMAGDAMPTFCIPENHCGTHAPVWLNGSHPVESDGIVQRQACASFKGNCCLWNTTVEVKACPGGYYVYRLAKPSVCFHVYCGHFYDICDEVCHGSCEDATECACSPGTSLGPDGQTCLDENECEQNNGGCSEICVNLKNSHRCACGVGRVLRSDGKTCEDIEGCHNNNGGCSHSCLGSAKGYQCACPRGLVLSEDNHTCQVPVLCKSSAIEVSVPRELVGGLELFLTNNSCRGVSNGTHVNIVFSLKTCGTVVDVVNDKIVASNLVTGLPKQTPGSSGDIIIRTSELLIPVICEFPRLYTISEGYVPNLRNAPLEIRSRNHGIFPFTLEIFKDHEFEEPYRETLPSLKLRDSLYFGIEPLVHVSGLESLVESCFATPTAKMDEILKYYLIQDGCVSDDSVKQYSSRDHLAKHFQVPVFKFVGKDHKEVFLHCRVLVCGVLDERSRCAQGCHRRVRREVGEDEDSAGLQSQTLTGGPITIDWED, encoded by the exons ccctAGATCCCTGCTCGGCTTACATCAGCCTGAACGAGCCCTGGAGGAACACCGACCACCAGTTCGACGAGTCTCAAAGCCAGCCTCTCTGCGACAACCATATGGATGGGGAATGGTATCGCTTCACGGGTATGGCAGGAGATGCCATGCCCACCTTCTGCATACCAGAAAACCACTGTGGGACCCATGCACCTGTCTGGCTCAACGGCAGCCACCCCGTAGAAAGTGACGGCATCGTGCAACGCCAGGCCTGTGCCAGCTTCAAAGGGAACTGCTGCCTTTGGAACACCACAGTGGAGGTCAAGGCCTGCCCTGGAGGCTACTATGTTTATCGGCTGGCCAAGCCCAGTGTCTGCTTCCACGTCTACTGTGGCC ATTTCTATgacatctgtgatgaggtctgccATGGTAGCTGTGAGGACGCCACCGAGTGCGCATGCTCCCCGGGAACCTCGCTGGGCCCAGATGGACAGACATGCCTTG ATGAGAACGAATGTGAACAGAATAATGGCGGCTGCAGTGAGATCTGTGTAAACCTCAAAAACTCACACCGCTGCGCGTGCGGGGTCGGCCGCGTGCTGAGGAGCGATGGGAAAACGTGTGAAG ACATTGAAGGATGCCACAATAACAATGGCGGCTGCAGTCATTCTTGCCTGGGCTCCGCGAAGGGCTATCAGTGCGCATGTCCCAGGGGCTTGGTGCTGTCTGAAGATAACCACACTTGCCAAG TCCCCGTGTTGTGCAAGTCCAGCGCCATTGAAGTGAGTGTCCCtagggagctggttggtggcctggAGCTCTTCCTGACCAACAACTCCTGCCGAGGAGTGTCCAATGGCACCCACGTCAACATCGTCTTCTCCCTCAAGACCTGCGGCACCGTGGTTGAC GTGGTGAATGACAAGATCGTGGCCAGCAACCTCGTGACGGGTCTGCCCAAGCAGACCCCTGGGAGCAGCGGGGACATCATCATTCGGACCAGCGAACTGCTGATCCCTGTGATCTGCGAGTTCCCACGACTGTACACCATCTCTGAAGGCTACGTGCCCAATCTGCGCAATGCCCCTCTGGAAATCAGGAGTCGAAACCACGGCATCTTCCCCTTCACGCTGGAGATCTTCAAGGACCACGAGTTCGAGGAGCCTTACCGGGAGACTCTGCCCTCGCTCAAGCTTCGCGACTCGCTCTACTTCGGCATTGAGCCCCTCGTGCACGTGAGCGGCCTGGAGAGCCTGGTGGAGAGCTGCTTCGCCACGCCCACTGCCAAGATGGACGAGATACTCAAGTACTACCTGATCCAGGACGG ctGTGTTTCCGATGACTCGGTGAAGCAGTACTCATCCAGGGACCACCTAGCAAAGCACTTTCAGGTCCCCGTCTTCAAGTTTGTGGGCAAAGATCACAAG GAGGTATTTCTTCACTGCCGCGTTCTTGTTTGTGGGGTTCTGGATGAACGCTCCCGCTGTGCCCAGGGGTGCCACCGCCGAGTGCGTCGTGAGGTGGGGGAAGACGAGGACTCTGCTGGGCTTCAGAGCCAGACTCTGACTGGAGGTCCCATCACCATCGACTGGGAGGACTAG